DNA sequence from the Methanofollis formosanus genome:
AGGAACGCTGCGGGCTCCTGTACTTCTATCCCGGCATGCCCGAGGAGGCCGTCCGGGTCTACGAAGATTTCAAAGGCCTGGTCATCGCCGGCACCGGCCTGGGTCATGTGAGTTCAGGGTGCATCGGCGCCCTCCGCGAGATGGTCGACGCCGGGACCACCGTCGTCATGACCTCGCAGTGCCTCCACGGCCGGGTCTGCGACCGGGTCTACGACACCGGCCGCGACCTCCTCGCCGCAGGCGTCGTCGAGGGCGAGGACATGCTCCCCGAGACCGCGCTCACCAAACTGATGTGGGTGCTGGGCAATGTTGACGACACCGAGGAGGCCCGGAGGCTGATGGCCACCGACCTCAAAGGCGAGATCAAAAGGAGGTCAGACTATGGACTTTAAGGCGCTCGGGCTCATGGCCGGGATCGAGATCCACCAGCAGCTCGACACCAAAGAGAAACTCTTCTGCCACTGCCCCACCACGCTCCGGGAGACCGAGGAGCACACCGGCGAGTTCGTCCGGTACCTCCACGCGACGGTCTCCGAGATGGGCGAGGTCGATCGGGCGGCGGCCGAAGAGATGATGAACCGCCGGCAGTTCCGCTACTTCGCCTACGACACCACCTGTCTGGTGGAGAACGACGAGGAACCCCCGGCCCCGATGAACCAGGAGGCCCTCGAGATCGCCCTCCAGGTCGCCAAGACCTTCGAGATGCACCCGGTCGAACAGGTGCACACCATGCGCAAACTCGTCATCGACGGCTCGAACACCAGCGGGTTCCAGCGGACGGCGATGGTGGCGCTTGCCGGCGTCCTGCCCGGCGACGGCGAGGTCGAGACCATCTGTCTCGAAGAGGAGGCGGCCCAGCGCGTCGTGGACGGCACCTTCTCCCTCGACCGCCTGGGCATCCCGCTCGTCGAGATCACCACCTCGCCCTGCATGCACACCCCCGAGGCGGTCCAGGAGACGGCCCGCCACATCGGGATGGTGCTCAGGTCCACCGGCCGGGTGAAGCGCGGCCTGGGGACGATCCGCCAGGACGTCAACGTCTCGATCAAAGACGGCGCCCGCGTCGAGATCAAGGGCGTGCAGGAACTCGACCTCATCGCCGAGGTGGTCCGCCGCGAGGTGACGCGGCAGGTGAACCTCCTCGCCATCCGCGACGAACTCCGCGCCCGCAACGCCTCGGTCGGCGAGGAGACCCACGACGTCACCGCCCTCTTCGCGGAGACGAACTCCTCCATCCTCAAACGGGCGAAGTCGATTCTCGCCGTCGTCCTGCCGGGCTTCGCCGGCCTGGTCGGTCGCGAGGTCCAGCCCGGCCGGAGGCTCGGCACCGAGATCTCCGACTACGTGAAGAAGTGCGGGCTGGGCGGGATCTTCCACACCGACGAACTCCCGGCCTACGGCGTCACCGCCGAGGAGGTCGCCATGCTCCGCGCGCACCTCGGCGCCGCCGATGGGGACGCGGTCATCCTCATCTCAGGCAGCGTGGAGAAGGCCGCCTGCGGCGCGAAGCAGGTCCGCCACCGCGCCCGCCTCGCCCTCGAAGGCGTGCCCGAGGAGACCAGGAAGATGCTCGACGAGGGGAACACCGCCTACATGCGTCCCCTCCCAGGCGCCGCCAGGATGTATCCGGAGACCGACGTCCTCCCGGTGACGATCACCGACGAACGCTGGTCGGCCGTCGAGGTGCCAGAACTCCTCTCCGACCTGGCACGCCGGATGGAAGAGGAACTCGGCCTCGACCCCGCGGTGGCCAGGCAGGCCGCCTACTCCGAGCACCTCCCGCTCTTCAGGGCGGCGGTGCAGGCCGGGATCAGGCCCAACCTCGCGGCGCGGACGGTGCTCGGCACCCTCAAGGAACTCTCCAGGGCCGGCGTGGCCGTCGAGGCGGTCGCCGACCAGGACGTCCTGACCGTCCTCGCCGCCGTCGAGGCGGGCGAGGTCGCCAAAGAAGCGGTCCCCGACCTGCTCACCGAGGTCGCAGGCGGGACGCCGGCGGCAGAAGCGGTCGAGGAGCACGCCGGCGGGGTCTCGGCCGAAGACCTGGCCGCGATCGTCGCGAAGATCGTCGCCGACCGGATCGAGTTCGTCCAGGACAAACAGATGCGGGCCCTCGGGCCGCTGATGGGCGTCGTGATGGAAGAGGTCCGCGGAAAAGTCGACGGCAAGAAGGTGAGCGAGGCGCTGCGGGCCGAGATCTCGCGGGTGATCTGAGCAACATCTTTAAACCACGTATTGAGTAAATATATAGGGAGTCTGATTATGGGAAAAACAGGAACCACGACCTGGGCCCAGGTGAAGAATGTCAGAGGCAAGATCCGCCTGGTCCGGGCACAAGAGGCAACCCAGAAGAAGCCGGGGCCGAACCAGCGCTTTAAGGCGTCGGCAACCCTGAAGAAGATCGCAATCCAGGCCGAGCGCCAGCAGGGCCGTGGCGGTCGCGGCGGCCGTGGCGGTGCTCGTCGCGGTGGTCGCGGTGGTCGCGGCGGCCAGGAAATGAACGACCAGCGCGTCCGCCGGCGGATGATCCGCTCCAAGGCGACCGCAATGGGCGTGAAGCAGAAGTCCAGGTGATACCTGCTCCCACCCCCAAATTATCTTTTATATCTCAGGCGTCCATTCATTGTATGGATCCAAAGACTGCCGTTTTGAACTACCAGTACGGCGAAAGAGCCAAATCCGAACTTATTCTGGCCTCGAGACTCGTTGCAAGCATGCCGGGTTTCCCGAGCGGCGAGAGGATGGGCGGGAAGCGGATGCTCTTGATGGTGCTCGAAGGCGTCAGGTCTGAGATCGCCTTCGCTCACGGGAGCAGCGGGCACGACGGGTTCAGGAAGGCCCTCGAGGCCATGGACGCCGCGATCGCCGCGGCCGAAGGACTGAACTTCGAGGAGGCCGTCGAGAAGATCGCCGAGGCCGTCTCGGCGTCGACGACGGTGGCCCAGGAGTCCTGGGAGGCGCTCGCCGGTCATGGACTCCTCTGAGTTTCTCTCGTTCCTCGAGAGCCGCCAGACGGTCAGGGACTACGCCCCTGACGAGGAGGTGACCGGGGAGGAGACCGACTTCATCATCAGGGCCGCGACCACGGCGCCGAGCGCCGGCAACCGCGAGGCCTGGGACGTCGTCGTGGTGCGGGCCGAAGACCAGCGGGAGGCCCTCGCGGAGGCCGCCTTCGACCAGGCGCATATCAGAAACGCCCCGGTCGTCTTCGTCGTCTGCGCCAACTATGTCAGGTCGATGTCGCGCTACGGGGACCGGGGCATCCTTTATGCCCTCGAGGACGCAACCATTGCCTGTACCTATATGATGCTCGCCGCCCATGCCCTCAGGCTTCACGCCTGCTGGACGGGCGCCTTTGAAGAGGAAAACGTCAGAGAAGTCCTCAACGTCCCGCCGCACATCCGTCCGGTGGCCCTCCTTGCCGTCGGCAGGGGCGAGGTGCCGGCCGCCCGGACCGACCGGATGCCGGTGGGCGAGCATGTTCACCGAGAGACCTGGTAACCATTTCGGAATGTGAGATTCATGACCAACTATCTTGTCACCCTCGAGTCAGCATGGGTCGTCAAGGACGTCAAGTCCCTGGACGACGCCGTGGGAATCGCGATCAGCGAGGCGGGCAAACGCCTCAACCCCTCGGCAAAGTTTGTCGAGATCGAGAGCGGGTACAGCCAGTGCCCGTTCTGTGAAGAAGACCTGAACTGTGCACTGGTCGTTGCGAACACCGCCCTGGTCGGGCTCATGCTCTCGATGAAGGTCTTCAACGCCGAGTCGCCGGAGCATGCGCAGCGGATCGCGAAGTCGGTCGTCGGCAGGGCGCTGCGCACCGTGCCTCTCAAAGTCACGGATGTGCAGGAGATATGATCAGCGTCGTCGGGCACACGGCCATCGACCACATCTGCACGGTGCCCTATTTCCCTGAGCGGCACACCTCGGTCTCCACCCTGGACCACCAGATCTTTTTTGGCGGCGGGGCGGCGAACATCGCCGTGGGGATCGCGACGCTGGGCGAACCCTGCGAACTGGTCAGTGCGGTCGGCTCGGACTTTCCGGGCAGCGTCTACGAGCAGAAGC
Encoded proteins:
- the gatE gene encoding Glu-tRNA(Gln) amidotransferase subunit GatE, whose translation is MDFKALGLMAGIEIHQQLDTKEKLFCHCPTTLRETEEHTGEFVRYLHATVSEMGEVDRAAAEEMMNRRQFRYFAYDTTCLVENDEEPPAPMNQEALEIALQVAKTFEMHPVEQVHTMRKLVIDGSNTSGFQRTAMVALAGVLPGDGEVETICLEEEAAQRVVDGTFSLDRLGIPLVEITTSPCMHTPEAVQETARHIGMVLRSTGRVKRGLGTIRQDVNVSIKDGARVEIKGVQELDLIAEVVRREVTRQVNLLAIRDELRARNASVGEETHDVTALFAETNSSILKRAKSILAVVLPGFAGLVGREVQPGRRLGTEISDYVKKCGLGGIFHTDELPAYGVTAEEVAMLRAHLGAADGDAVILISGSVEKAACGAKQVRHRARLALEGVPEETRKMLDEGNTAYMRPLPGAARMYPETDVLPVTITDERWSAVEVPELLSDLARRMEEELGLDPAVARQAAYSEHLPLFRAAVQAGIRPNLAARTVLGTLKELSRAGVAVEAVADQDVLTVLAAVEAGEVAKEAVPDLLTEVAGGTPAAEAVEEHAGGVSAEDLAAIVAKIVADRIEFVQDKQMRALGPLMGVVMEEVRGKVDGKKVSEALRAEISRVI
- a CDS encoding DUF5350 family protein, whose translation is MGKTGTTTWAQVKNVRGKIRLVRAQEATQKKPGPNQRFKASATLKKIAIQAERQQGRGGRGGRGGARRGGRGGRGGQEMNDQRVRRRMIRSKATAMGVKQKSR
- a CDS encoding nitroreductase family protein translates to MDSSEFLSFLESRQTVRDYAPDEEVTGEETDFIIRAATTAPSAGNREAWDVVVVRAEDQREALAEAAFDQAHIRNAPVVFVVCANYVRSMSRYGDRGILYALEDATIACTYMMLAAHALRLHACWTGAFEEENVREVLNVPPHIRPVALLAVGRGEVPAARTDRMPVGEHVHRETW
- a CDS encoding DUF555 domain-containing protein, translated to MTNYLVTLESAWVVKDVKSLDDAVGIAISEAGKRLNPSAKFVEIESGYSQCPFCEEDLNCALVVANTALVGLMLSMKVFNAESPEHAQRIAKSVVGRALRTVPLKVTDVQEI